CAAACATGGAGTCTCAAAGGCAGATGGCAGACGGCACGTGTCACTCAGCCTTTAAGCACATCTCCATCATGTGTATTGTAATGCAGGCCTACAAACTAACAAACATTTCAATATAAGGCCGCAGACTGCAATCCGGTGTAATAGGTTACTGCGATTCTGGAGGAAAATGTAACAAAAGATTACAAGCAAGCACGCCCGGGCCGGCCGTCAGGTTGTAAAGGTTTCTTTAAACGGATAACAACTTGGCAAACAACATGAACTGCTTTTCAAACTTTAGAATATGCTGAACAATCACCACACACTTACAATTAACCTCCTGGAGGATTATTTTAAATCCAAACCTTATGGTAGATTAAAACCCAACACAGCCTGCCTGAAGAAAGTTTACGGATGTGCACGCGACCCAAGATcaataataataggctatattaaTTATCCTCGTGGAATTAAAACTTAGACATTTGATCATTTGGAAATTAGAGTCCTCTAGATGTGGTTTGAAACCCGAATCAAGTTGAAATGTTTTGTGGGGATCGTGTTGGCAGACATAAGAGGCTAAAGGCCTACGTATGCGTgaaacacgcacgcgcgcaaacaaacacacacacacacacacacacacacacacacacacacacacacacacacacacacacacacacacacacacacacacacacacacacacacacgtaggcctactacaaataataaaaaatggaaAATGGAGCCATCATGGGTCGATGGGGATGCAGAGCATTAAAACGCATCTGAGCCGCGTCTGCTCGGATAAATAAAGTGCTCTCATGTGTTCCTGACAGTTTTTGTTTGTCGTCAGCGCACTCCCAATTGATCAACCAATCCCATTCACGGGCCGGCGCGCCCGCGACGCGCACAACCTCTCCAAACGGCCGTTTTTtcttcccccccttcccttgtAAATATTAGCGGACTACTTGGGCAAACTTTATAATTGGACACGTGTGCCGCTCCGCTTTGGTGATTCGGGGATCAACCGATTCCTTTGTGATTGGCTTTTAAAGCGATGGCGGTCGTTCCTTAATGAGCTCCTTTCAGTCTTTACAACGGAGCCCCAGCGCCCCGCCGCGTGCACAGGGGCCCGCACCTATTTAATCCGCCAGTCCCCCCAGCGACGGTCACACGACGTCAGATCAGGCCGGAGACAGGTATATATATAGCCAGGGCTTCGATACAAGTAGCAGCGTGTCACTCGTTTCGTTTACAGTcactttgttattgttgttctcATTAACCTTAAAAAATCAAACATGGAGGACATCTTCTTTGACTTTGAACAAGATGCAACCACGGACTACGCGTTCTGGGGTCAGATGGACCCCAACTTTCAGTTCCAGACCCAGCTGGACACCCTGCTTTTGGACTGCAACACGGTCTCCGGACAGCTCTCTCCGTGGTCCTCGTTCGGCTGTCAGTCGGTATTCCCGGACGAGCAGCTGACCTTCACCGACCTGGACTCCCAGTCGCCCGGCCTCGGCGGCGGTACGGAAGCCGACAGCTCCTCGGGGGACGAGAACGTCGAGAGCGGCACGCGACGCTCGAGGCGCCTCTCGGCCCACCCCCCGTACAAAATCCAGAGGCACGCCGCCAACATCCGGGAGCGGAAGCGGATGCTGAGCATCAACTCGGCCTTCGAGGAGCTCCGGTGCCACGTGCCAACGTTCCCCTACGAGAAGCGGCTGTCGAAGATCGACACCCTGCGGTTGGCCATCGCCTACATCGCCCTGCTCCGAGAGATTCTCATGTCGGGATGCGACCCCAAGTCCTACGTTGACGAGTGCATGAAGAACGGCTACAAGAACCAAACCAACGCCATCTGGAACACGAGCGGTGAGTCTGCACCAGTGAGGCACACATATTAAAATGTTACACTCAGCATCGTCAATAGATAcatttacagtttttttttatagctatTTTAGCTTTCCCCATACATGACAAACGAGACGTGTAAGACACAGCAAACAATCAAAATCACAGCagcagtgaaagtgaaagtgcaAGTAATGCATCCTATTGAATGACAAGGATCAGAAGAGGGGGATGAGGTTCCTACAACTTAATTCAATTCATTATGACACCAACTACCAGAGACAAAAAATGTATGCTGAATACAAATAGAAAAATGCAAAGTAAACGACCATTTGGGCTAGTAGGCTAATATTAAACATTATGATTGGTCATCGTTGTTGACATCATTTTGGGTCAACAACTTTTTTGATGAATGGCCAATATATAAGGCCATTATTCaacatttgtgaaaatgcaaagAAAATGACAAAGCAACAATAAAATCAGTTAACATAGTAGACCCTAATCAGTGTGGCgcattaataaagaaaaaatacagTCCGAACAAGGCCTTAATGAAGCTTAACACCACTTTGAACCGCAAGCTTTGTGTACACTGTGCACGTCTTACTCCCAGGTGTAGACCCTATGTGTAAACCGGTGccctgaggaacacacacacacacacacacacacacacacacacacacacacacacacacacacacacacacacacacacacacacacacacacacacacacactattgtcaCGGCACTCAGCAACAGCCTGCGTTGGTTTTAAGCGTTACTCATTCTGTGGGAATCCCGCCTGAATGAGGCTTTTCAGCGCTGGAGTGCTCATGTATTCTCAGCCGCAGGCTTGTGACTTGTTAAACAGTCACTAAAATGTACCTAAAGTCCCATGTTTGTGCTGCTTTTGTCTaacccccgtctcctcctctctccctccccagatCTGACAGCCCGCCTCTCCTGGATAAAGTGGGATTAACCTCAGCGAGGGGCACCCCTAAAGTGCGAagattgagggggggggggactgttgttccctccccctcccctctcgctctttctctttccgGACGTGCGAGAGGGAGAACCCCATCTGTAGACTTCTCACCAGATcgcccccctcccactcaccctcgGTTTCTTATCTTATTCTAATTTGTTATTGACTGGTAATTGAGAGCCATTGTCTTTGGGATgtctggaggggtgggggggggggttctcccaCTTATCTCGTGGGAGAGAGGAGCGCAAGAGGTACCCTGGGCTCTGAATGCACTTCcgagggctctctctctctctctctctctctctttctctctctctgtgactatCTCACTCTTTAGCTCGCTCGTCCTCCCGTGCTTAAAGGAGTGAAGCGTTTTCTTGGTTAACCCACGCGGACACTCGCCCGTCGAGTGCGTCTCCGGGTGCAAGTGACAGGGGCGGCTTGGAGATGTAAATGAGGTGCCGTGTGTGAGAAATAGATCCGTGCCTGCAGAGctgtgacatcatcatcattagcaCGCTAACCATTTAGCAAAGCTTGTGACCTCATGAACATTTCACGTTcactgattttatttattttatttattttttgtacttAACTTGTctcatatttatgtttaaattattattttgtattttttgtctGTGTATTTCACTTGACTTTTAAAATATCCATGTCCTTCTGTGAATGTTATGAATGACTGTTTTGACCTCTAACATGTTATTGAAGCACAAGAGCAACAAAGGTCACGAAACATTTATTTCTCTTTAAATAAACAAAGCCTGGTACTGGACAAAGGACATAATGTTTTATAATGTCTAATAAATGTGAATAATAATCCAGAAATGTCATTGAAATACTGAACTGTTAACAGAGTAGATGATAGCTGCAATATTATACAGTACTTTCAAACAAATCAACAGCCAATAAAAGACAGTTGGCATTTAACGAGAAACAATTAttgaaaataaagaatatagtcagcatgtatttcatttttttctcaaTGCTTGTATTTTAAACAGAAGAGCAAACCGTTTGTAAAGCTGGCTCCTTGGAGTTATCTTAAAcccatttttttataaatttaCCATGGCTTCTATCCCTAAACCGGTTTACGTAACCAGGCTTTCATGTTTACATGGCAGTTAAGAAACCTGGTTACCCTCAGCTTACCTTTGTGAATGTTTGAATTTAAAGGATTTTTAATCAAAGGATCTAACCTGCACTGCATAGTCTTTATATACAAGGTAATGTATAAAGTATATGCATTTGAGCTATACCAAGATTAAAGAGGGCGTTTCTTCACAGTGCAAACCTCCCTCTAAACCAGCCGTGGAGCGGGGCCCTCGGTGAGGCCCCTCAGAGGGGACATTGGATTCACAGCTGTTCCCCGGGTCCCAAGGTAGTCCTTCTCCCACCCCCAGACTGTCCACACCTTTTGGGGGGGAAGCTATTTCCCTGCAGAGGCCCTTCCTCAATTGGGCCTAACTGAGCTGTTCCCCTCCCGGCCTGTCCCCACCGGCGGCCTgtcacctcaccccccccccggggcatGTCTCACCACTCTTCGACCCGGCGTTGTAAAAAGGTGACTCCGACAGGCTCGACTTCATTCGTCGCCGATTAGTTTCTTTCCTAGGCGCTTTTCCCCATGTTTGGCTACAGGTGTAAGCGTAATGTCGGATCGAATGTGTTGAAATAATTGAGCGAGGTCAGTGCCGGCAttgttcttctgtgtgtgctGTTGGAGTGGAGGCTAATGGAGCCCCCAGGATACAGTTAAGCTCGGTCGTTGGTGGTTTGAGGGTtggtttgagatgtgtgtgcaaACGCAGGTGTGATTAATACTCTTTGTGGGAATTCCAAATGGTATGTGCTTAATCAAAAACGAGTCCCTAATACAACAATTTGTTGTAAATCAtaaactgcgtgtgtgtgggagagagcgagagactgtgtgtctgagtaagtgtgcaagagagagagagagaaagagaagcttatgtgtgtgtatgtgtgtgtgtgtgtgtgtgtgtgtgtgtgtgtgtgtgtgtgtatgtgtgtatgtgtacgatAAAAACATTTTTATCCTAAATTGTACCCTCCATTTCCGAGCACCTGCTCAACTTTTCTAGATGCAAGATTGCAGACCGAAATAGGAGGTGACCTATATGGGACAAGGGACATTTAAAAGGCGCATTTGAGGAGTTAGTTTTATTTTGATTTGGTGGACCATATAATTTAGTCTTTTATAAGAACTCTGAATGCGTTTTAAACTGGATTCATTCACCCTGCCGTCCAATTACCTTTTGTATCACCCTGGTGGCTTGATGCACACTGAGGCCCCCTGGTGGTAGACAGGTGTAAGTATTATATATTTCTGTAGGTGACCAAGTATGATATGGCCGTAGGGTTTTTGAATTGGGGTAATATCAAGTCAACAAGCTGTTGCGAAGATGTGAATATTTAGGTGTTTGTGGTTATTGTTTGTCTTTTGGTTGCAATGTTACATGTAAATGCAAGCGGTGGGAATGTCACCACTTTgcttaaatttttttttttttttttgtcagagtCAACAAGAAAGAACAAAGCCACAgcgaaaaagaaagaaaagaaaaaagcattTAGAAACTTGCGGTGAACCAGATTCCCAAACAGCCTACCACGCCAGAGGCCTCAAATAGCCTCGCTAATCTAAATATTCTGTTTCATAAAACAGATGcccaaaacaaaacagcagaaaccaGTAGaacagaggaaaaaaaaaaacttcaacCGGAAAAAATGAGCAAAGACAAAATGACATCCGACTTTCAACCGACCTCCTCAAATGTTGACAGTATCCAAGCCTGGCCTGGTCCTAGCAGTGCTACAACCATAACCAAGTGTACTCTAATCGTCCCCCCCTGACCTCTCACATGTTCAGTATCACTATAAAAACAAACTGCATGAGACACTGGACCAACCCCGGGAGGAATCCCAGCAGCCAACACTAATACGATCCCCCCTCCTCTGTGGATCAAATCCCTTATACGTTGTCTGTTCCATTTTCACGTTTGTGGGGGGGAGTTTGTTGACTTAACATCGGACAGACTTGAACTGACAAACACGGTGTGGGGGGCTGTAGCACTGGGTGGGTGCTAGGCTGCGAGATGGCAGGTGTGTTTATCGTTATGCTGTTATGCGGGGTCGGGACCTCAGAACACAGCAACTTGTAAATATAATTAGCGCATCTCTTCCTCTGCAGGCGGCgtgagggcgggagggagcgtggtggtggtgcgtgtgtttgtgtgtgtgtgtgtgtgtgtgagtgtgtgcgtacgtgcatgtgtatgtgtacttgCTTGTGTCTGTAAGTCTGCttttgtgcatgcctgtgtgtgtcaattACAACACACTCTATCTTGGCTTGAggtagcgtgtgtgcgtgtgtttgtgtgcgggtgggtggggggggggggggggagaggggggttgaGGTAAAGCCAATCAAGCATGTCCAAAGGTTAGCAAGCTCGGAACGCCAAACAAAGCTGTCCAATCATTGGACATATAGCTACTGGCAGATGTTTGTACACACAGTATTTTCGTTACATCCTATGTAACGTAGGCTGGTGTTGCGTTGACCATACTCATACAGACACTCAGAGGAAATAAACCAAACCATCTGCAACCACAGACACagtacagagagggagggagagagagagagagagagagagagagagagagagagagagagagagagagagagagagagagggagagagagagagggagagagagagagagagagagagagagagagagagagagagagagagagagagagagagagagagagagagagagagagagagagagggagaacccaGGTGTGTTTTGTAGAAATGTGTAATTAAATGACGATCTTTGTTTAACGGATGGAATCGGTTAATCCGTTAAATCTGTTTCGATTGATTTCTCATCTGTGGGGGGCTGCTCTGCTTTCGTGTATGTGGAAAACATTTGGAGaggttttttctttgtttacttttttgttaaataaaatgaattcatTGAGATTTCACTGTGGTTTTGTGAACCACTTTTCTTATGCACTTtgtacactgttgttttaaaagtgCTTTATAAGTATTATTATCTTTCTTACTCGATCCCAACGCTGGCGATTCAAAGATGAGTCGTTATCCACTATTTAAAGTTTGAAATAAAGGCCCATTAATCCCGTCCCTAACAGGCCAGAGGACTAGCTGGGCTAGCTCTGAGCGCTGGGCCCATAGCAGCAGACTGGGTCAGCTCTTTAATAGCTTCTGAGACGCTAGTTAAATTCCCCTCCTGGTTTCCTCATCACAGGAACGCGCCTCAGAGCTAacttctcagtgtgtgtgtgtgtgtgtgtgtgtgtgtgtgtgtgtttgtttgtgtgtgtgtgtgtatgtttgttctgtgtgtgtgtttgtgttggttctgagtgtgtgtgtgtgtgtgtgtgtttgtttctgtgtgtgtgtgtgcgcgcgtgtgtgtgtgtgtgtgtgtgtgtgtgtgtgtgtgtgtgtgtgtgtgtgtgtgtgtgtgtgtgtgtgtgtgtgtgtgtgtgtgtgtgtgtgtgtgtgtgtgtgtgagtgtgtgtgtgtgtgtgttcgattgGGGAGGTCATAGCTGCATGGACTATGACTTGGAGCCCCTCGGAACCACAGGCCTGATGTCCAGAGCGCTGATCCGCACCAACACCATTAGAGTCCAAACTCAGATGTTAGCTACATAAGCAGAGGGCATTGTCGTTTGATATAACAGTTAGTATTGTAGTAGAAGTATGATAATGTCTGAGTGGTAGAAGTAATgcatgtaaaaaatatatgaaatatCTAAAATGATATAGAACAACAATTAAATAAGCCAAAAAGATCCAACAATATATTTCACAAAAAAAATGTCATGAAATGATCGCATAGATACTGTATGTAAGAGCAGACTTAAGACCATTTAAAAGCACATCCAATCCCAATATAGCTTTTTATGACGAACTAGAAACAACAGGATCTAAAAACACCAAAACATGTATTGGTTGTAACAGTAAAATAATGAAATGatgtcttccctccctccttcccttggCCCCATTATGACCCTACGTTATATGGTTCGGCCGTAATTATTGATTTTCAATAGAGGTTTAACATGGGGAAAATCGGAACAATTGCAGTGTATTCACTATTGGTTTAGAAAGCAACGACCTCAACACTCCAGCGAGTGTAGGATAAGCCAATACTTACGACTACAACTCATTCCCGGAGGTGACACAGGTGACGGAGCACGGGGGTGCCAGTGTACTGTAAATGCTACCCCCCATTGTTCACATCCGTTGATCTCTGCTTTCCT
The window above is part of the Gadus morhua chromosome 20, gadMor3.0, whole genome shotgun sequence genome. Proteins encoded here:
- the LOC115532745 gene encoding pancreas transcription factor 1 subunit alpha → MEDIFFDFEQDATTDYAFWGQMDPNFQFQTQLDTLLLDCNTVSGQLSPWSSFGCQSVFPDEQLTFTDLDSQSPGLGGGTEADSSSGDENVESGTRRSRRLSAHPPYKIQRHAANIRERKRMLSINSAFEELRCHVPTFPYEKRLSKIDTLRLAIAYIALLREILMSGCDPKSYVDECMKNGYKNQTNAIWNTSDLTARLSWIKWD